In Candidatus Palauibacter soopunensis, the sequence GAGACCGGGGGCGGCAGTTCGATCTCGATTCGATCTCCCGCCCGCGGCCGGTACCGCTTCCGCATGACCTGTCCACCGACGGTCACGTGGCCGTCGGCGATGAGTTGCGCGACCCGGGCCCGGCTCAGGGAGAGACGTTCGGCCAGCAGGCGGTCGAGCCGGTCGGGGGCCGCGTCCTCGCCCTCGCCGATCTCGATGAGCCGCCGCCCGCCCGCGCCCTCCGCATCGGATTCGGGCGGACTCACTTCACTCGGGGGTCGCCTCCGCCGCCGCAGCCGCCACTTCCCTCTCGCGCCGGCCCTCGAGCCAGAACGAGATCAGCAGCAGCACCGCGCCGACCGTCACGGCGGAATCCGCGATGTTGAAGATGGGGAAACGGCTGGCCCCGATGCCGAAGTCGAGGAAGTCCACGACCCCCGCTTCCAGCCGGATGCGATCCCAGATGTTGCCGAGCGCGCCGGCCGATACGAGCGAGATGGCGAGGACGCGAAGCCGATCGGAGGACGGGGTGCCGCGATAGAGGACGCCGAGCACGCCGAGCGCGATCAGGGAGAGGATGAGAAAGAAGATCCGGGAATGTTCGCCGATGTCGAGCCCGAAGGCGGCGCCGCGGTTGTGCGTGTAGGTGAAGCGGAAGAAGTCGCCGATCACCGGCGTCCGTTCGTACAGTTCGAACGTGTTCATGACCCACGCCTTGGTCGCGATGTCCAGCGCGAGGATGACCACGATCGGGACGAGCGTCAGCCAGAGGCGGGCGGCGAGATCGCCGTTGCCCGGCAGAGCGGACGACTCCTGGTCACGCACCCGTCTCCTCCTTCTCCTTGCACCGGATACAGAGCCGCGCGTGCGGGAGGGCGTCGAGCCGCTCGAAGCTGATCTCGTCGCCGCAGTGCTCGCACTGGCCGAATTGCTCCGGGTTCCGATAGAGCCGCCTCAGCGCCTCGTCGATGTGGTAGAGCAGCCGACCCTCCTTGCTCGCGAACAGGAACGCCTTCTCCCGCTCCATGGCGTCCGTCCCCTGGTCCGCCATATGGAAGCTGTAGGCGGCCAGATCGCTATCCGCGCCCTGGAGGGAACTCGTGAACGAGTCGTCGTACTGGCCGAGCTCCCGCGTCGCGCGCGACCGGGCCGCCAGCAGTCTCTTCTCGATGTGTTTCCGTTGTTCCGCGTTCATCCTTCTCAAGCGCGTTCGCCGACCCCGCCGATTCCGATGCGGACCTCGACGTCGTCGATCTTCACCACGGCCGTATTCAGGCCTTCCCCGGGGGCCGACCCGGTCTGCACTTCCACAGCCAGCGTCTCGCCGGCGATGTAGTCCGCATGAGTCGAAACGGCCCGTTCCAGATCCCGCGGACCCGCCACGCCGAGGCGGATGCGGTCGGCGACCTCGAGCCCCGCATCGCGCCGCAGCCGCTGGACGCGGTTCACGATCTCCCGCGCGTAACCTTCGTCGCGCAGCGCGTCATCGATATCGGTATCCAGGGCCGCGAGGTAACCGCCTCCGGTCGCCACGGCGAGGTCGGTGAGCGTTTCCTCCTGAATCACGAGGTCTTCGGGCGTCACCCGAACCCGCGCGCCTCCGATCTCGATGTCGAGCGTTCCCCCGTCCCTGAGCCGTCTCAGGGCAGCCGCATCCAGGTTCGCGATCCCGGCCGCGACCGCCGGCGTACGCGCTCCGTGTTTCGGACCCAGCGCCCCGAACCGCGGCTTCGCGTATAGCCGGGTAAGATCTTCGCTGTCCCCCAGCGACACAACCTTTTTTACGTTGAGTTCTTCCATCGCCAGCGCCGCCATCGGGTCCGTGAGCACCCGCCCCTCCGGCAAAACCGCGTGCAAGGTGCGCAGCGGCTGCCGAATCCGGACCCCCGCCTTTTCCCGCGCGGCGCGGCCCAGCGCCACCAGGCGCCGAACGTCGTCCATCGCCTGTTCGAGTTCGGGCTCCGAATGCCCCTCGGGCTTCGGGAAATCCGCCAGGTGGACGGACGTTTCGTCCGTGAGCGCCCGATACAGCCAGTCGGACATGAACGGGGCGTACGGGGCGAGCAGCCGCGCGGTCGTGGCGAGACAATCGTGGAGCGTCGCGAAGGCATCGGCGCTCGCGGCCGCCACCCCCGGCTGCGTCGCCCAAAAGCGGTCGCGGCTCCGGCGCACGTACCAGTTCGACACGTCGTCGAGCACGAACTCCTGGATGGTGCGCGCGCCGGCCGTGAGATCGAACGACTCCAGCGCCTCCCCCACGAGCCGCACGACCCGGTCGAGGCGGGCGAGCACCCAGCGGTCGAGGTCGCCGCGGTCGGAAACGGGGACCGCCGCGGACGCGGCGTGGGACCAGCCCTCCTCGTTCGCATAGAGGGCGAAGAAGCGATACGTGTGACGAAGCGTGGCGAACAGCTTGCGGTCGGTTTCACGCAGCGCCGAAGGGTCCCACCGTTTCGGTACCCACGGGTTGGACCCCGAGAGAAAGTAGAAGCGCGTGACGTCGGCCCCGTAGGTGTCGAGCGCGTCACGCGGATCCACGGCGTTGCCCCGCGACTTCGACATCTTGCGTCCCTTTGCGTCGAGCACCTGGTCGTTGACGACGACGGCCCGGAACGGCGCGCGGTCGAAGAGGATCGTGGACAGCGCGATGAGCGAGTAGAACCAGCCGCGTGTCTGGTCGACGCCCTCGGCGATGTAGTCGGCCGGGAAGTAGCGCTCGAAGGTGTCCCGGTTCTCGAACGGATAGTGCCACTGGGCGTAGGGCATGGATCCGGAGTCGAACCACGCGTCGGCGACTTCCGGCACGCGCCGCATCGTGCCGCCGCACGCGTCGGCCGTGCAGCTCCACTCGTATCCGTCGATCCCCGGGCGGTGGGGATCGAAGTCCTCGGGGAGGCCGCCGACGCGGCGTCCCAGTTCCGCAAAGGACCCGAGCACCTCGCGGTGTCCGTCATCCTCGGAGCAGAGCCAGATGGGGAGGGGGGTTCCCCAGTACCGCTCGCGCGAGAGCGCCCAGTCGACGTTGTTCTGCAACCACTCGCCCATGCGGCCGGATCCCGTCTCGGGCGGATGCCAGTCGATGGACGCGTTGTGCTCGAGCAGGCGCGACTTCACGGCGGTCGTCCGGATGTACCACGAGTCGCGCGCCATGTAGAGAAGCGCGCTGTCGCAGCGCCAACAGTGGGGATAGCTGTGCTCGTACATCTCGCGCAGGTACAGCTGGTCATGCGCGACGGCCCAGTCGCGGAGCGCGCGTTCGGTCTCTCGATCCTTCACGTGCATGCCGGCGAGTCCGCCCGGCACGGCGTCGAGAAAGCGCCCATCTTCGCCGACCGTGTGCTGCATCGGCAGTCCCGCCGCCTCGCCCAGCCGAAAGTCGTCCTCCCCGTACATCACCGCGGTGTGGACGACACCCGTCCCTTCGTCGACCGTGACGAAGTCCGCCTCGAGCACCGTCCACGCGGTATCGGAGCCGGCCCCGTCCACCGCTCCCGGGAAGAGCGGGCGGTAGCGTCGCCCGGCGAGTTCACCGGCGCGCACTTCCCCGACGATCTCGTACGGGTGCCGCAGCACCGCGGAGACGCGGTCGCGGGCCAGGATGAGTACTTCTCCCGGCGACGCCCCGCCGGGCCCGTCGTGCGCCCGCGCGGGAGTCGTGCCACCGTCCGCGCCCTCGGGCAGGACGCGTACGCGGACATAGGGGATGTCGAGCCCCACCGCGAGGCCGAGGTTGCCCGGAAGCGTCCACGGGGTCGTGGTCCAGCTCAGGATCCGCGCGCCGTCCGGGTCGTCCACGAGATGGAACTTGATGAAGACCGCGGGCTCGGTGACGTCCCGGTAGCCCTGAGCCACCTCGTGGCTCGAGAGGCCCGTGCCGCAGCGCGGACACGTCGGGATGACGCGGTATCCTCGGTACAGCAGACCCCGCTTCTCGATCTCCGAGAGCGCCCACCAGCCCGACTCGATGAACTCGCTCGAGTACGTGACGTAGGGGTCGCCGTAGTCCAGCCAGTAGCCGATGTCCCGCGACAGCCGCTCCCAGGCGTCCTGGTAGCGGAACACGTTGTTCCGGCACTTGTCGTTGAACTTTCGGATGCCGTAGCGCTCGATGTCCGGCTTGCCGGAGATGCCGAGCGAACGCTCGACCTCGAGCTCCACCGGCAGCCCATGGGTGTCCCAGCCCGCCTTCCGCGGCACGTGGTAACCGGACATGGTGCGGTATCGCGCCACCGTGTCCTTGATCGTGCGGGCCAGGATGTGATGGACGCCGGGCGCGGCGTTCGCGGTCGGCGGCCCCTCGTAGAACACGAAGTCCGGCGCCTCCGCTCGGGCCGCGAGGCTGCGCTCGAAGGTCTTCTCTTCCTCCCAGCGTCCGAGGACTTCGGCTTCGAGCCCGCGTACGGACTCCGGTATCGGCCGGTAGGCCATGGAGGTGCTCCGTCTGGTTATTCCTGGATCGTCGACGTAGTCGTCGGAACGGCGGGCGCGCGCAGCGGGGCGCTGCGGTCAGGTCGACGCGGCGCCCGAACCGCCGACGTCGACCCGGCTAATCGATGGCGGCGGGGGTTCGGGATTGGATTCCGGAGCCACGGACTCGGCGGCAACGTCGCGGGCCCCGTCTCCTATCGCTCGCAGCCGTTCGATGAACCCATCGAGATCGCTCGATCCCTCCCCGAACCGTTCATCTTCGAAGTCGAGGTATTCGTCGAAGCGCTCGAACAGTTTCCGCAGCGAGGCGAGAAAGCGGCCCCGGGTCGCCTTCAGGTCTTCGACCTTCTCGTGGCAGAGGCGGACGGCGCGCTCCGCGTCGGCGAGAACCGCACCCGCGCGAATCTCGGCCTCGCGGACCCGCACGCCCGCATCGCGCTCGGACTGCAGGCGGGCTTCCTCGCGCAGCTCCTGTGCGGCCAGAAGCGCTTCGTTGAGCGCCCTCTCGCGGGCCCTGTAGCTCTCCAACTGGTGTTTCTGCTGCTCGATCCGGTCGCTGAGTACGACCTGCTCGCGCACGTACCGTTCGAGGCAATCCGCCACGACCGCGAGA encodes:
- the lspA gene encoding signal peptidase II, which produces MRDQESSALPGNGDLAARLWLTLVPIVVILALDIATKAWVMNTFELYERTPVIGDFFRFTYTHNRGAAFGLDIGEHSRIFFLILSLIALGVLGVLYRGTPSSDRLRVLAISLVSAGALGNIWDRIRLEAGVVDFLDFGIGASRFPIFNIADSAVTVGAVLLLISFWLEGRREREVAAAAAEATPE
- a CDS encoding TraR/DksA family transcriptional regulator translates to MNAEQRKHIEKRLLAARSRATRELGQYDDSFTSSLQGADSDLAAYSFHMADQGTDAMEREKAFLFASKEGRLLYHIDEALRRLYRNPEQFGQCEHCGDEISFERLDALPHARLCIRCKEKEETGA
- the ileS gene encoding isoleucine--tRNA ligase, with the protein product MAYRPIPESVRGLEAEVLGRWEEEKTFERSLAARAEAPDFVFYEGPPTANAAPGVHHILARTIKDTVARYRTMSGYHVPRKAGWDTHGLPVELEVERSLGISGKPDIERYGIRKFNDKCRNNVFRYQDAWERLSRDIGYWLDYGDPYVTYSSEFIESGWWALSEIEKRGLLYRGYRVIPTCPRCGTGLSSHEVAQGYRDVTEPAVFIKFHLVDDPDGARILSWTTTPWTLPGNLGLAVGLDIPYVRVRVLPEGADGGTTPARAHDGPGGASPGEVLILARDRVSAVLRHPYEIVGEVRAGELAGRRYRPLFPGAVDGAGSDTAWTVLEADFVTVDEGTGVVHTAVMYGEDDFRLGEAAGLPMQHTVGEDGRFLDAVPGGLAGMHVKDRETERALRDWAVAHDQLYLREMYEHSYPHCWRCDSALLYMARDSWYIRTTAVKSRLLEHNASIDWHPPETGSGRMGEWLQNNVDWALSRERYWGTPLPIWLCSEDDGHREVLGSFAELGRRVGGLPEDFDPHRPGIDGYEWSCTADACGGTMRRVPEVADAWFDSGSMPYAQWHYPFENRDTFERYFPADYIAEGVDQTRGWFYSLIALSTILFDRAPFRAVVVNDQVLDAKGRKMSKSRGNAVDPRDALDTYGADVTRFYFLSGSNPWVPKRWDPSALRETDRKLFATLRHTYRFFALYANEEGWSHAASAAVPVSDRGDLDRWVLARLDRVVRLVGEALESFDLTAGARTIQEFVLDDVSNWYVRRSRDRFWATQPGVAAASADAFATLHDCLATTARLLAPYAPFMSDWLYRALTDETSVHLADFPKPEGHSEPELEQAMDDVRRLVALGRAAREKAGVRIRQPLRTLHAVLPEGRVLTDPMAALAMEELNVKKVVSLGDSEDLTRLYAKPRFGALGPKHGARTPAVAAGIANLDAAALRRLRDGGTLDIEIGGARVRVTPEDLVIQEETLTDLAVATGGGYLAALDTDIDDALRDEGYAREIVNRVQRLRRDAGLEVADRIRLGVAGPRDLERAVSTHADYIAGETLAVEVQTGSAPGEGLNTAVVKIDDVEVRIGIGGVGERA
- a CDS encoding DivIVA domain-containing protein, giving the protein MIDLTPLDVRKKKDDFRRSVRGYDAQQVDAFLAVVADCLERYVREQVVLSDRIEQQKHQLESYRARERALNEALLAAQELREEARLQSERDAGVRVREAEIRAGAVLADAERAVRLCHEKVEDLKATRGRFLASLRKLFERFDEYLDFEDERFGEGSSDLDGFIERLRAIGDGARDVAAESVAPESNPEPPPPSISRVDVGGSGAAST